A segment of the Luteitalea sp. genome:
GACTCCTTGTCCGCCATCGAGGATCCGATATCGCCTTCCGCGGGCGCGACCAGATCGGCCAGATGGCTGTAGGTGCCAAGCCCGCACCCGCAGCACGGGCGCCACAGCGGCAACGGCATGAACCCCGCTGTGGAAATGACGCGCCGGTGGACATCACAGAACGATGCCCACAGGCGCTTGGAAATCTCGCACAGAACGCGAGATTCCCACATTCCCACAGCCATTCTTCTCCTTGGAGTTGAGAACGAACCGGACAGATCACGTGTCAAACAAGAACCGGACATTTCACTTGTCAACAACAGAGAGAGGAAGCACAGAGAGAGGAAGCACGCCGGCCTTGTCGGCATGAACCGCCTCCGTGGACTGGCGCCGATCTCAGGTGTTGCTTGGTGCGGCCGTCGGTCGGGCAGCGGAGGGAACCGCGGCGTCCCTTCGGCGGTAAGAGCCTTTAGAGCACGTGGATGGACCTGCTGCAACGGTTTGCGGCCGGCGATCTCGACGCGTTCGAGACGCTGTTCCGCCAGCACCAAGGAGAGGTGTACGGCTGGATCGTTCGCCTCGTCCGGAACCCGTCCGTGGCCGAGGAGCTGACAATCGACGCCTTCTGGCGCATCTACCGTGCTCATGCTCGGTTCGACGCGACGCGAAGCTTTGGCGCCTGGGCGCGGCGGATAGCCACGAATCTCGCGCTGGAGCACCTGAAGCGGCACCGCGTGGAGGTCGAGCTCGATCCCTCGAGGGTGCCCGAGCCGCAGACTCAGCCGGATGCGGTCGATGTGCTCGAACAACGAGAGATACGACAGAGGATTGGCGGCGCGTTGGACCGCCTCTCACCGAAGCTGCGCGCCGCCGCGACTCTCGCATTGGTCGAGGAACAGCCATACGACCAGATTGCCGACGCGCTGGGTGTGTCGGTGGGCACTGTGAAGTCGCGTGTTTTCCGCGCCGTGCGCCACATGCGACGCTGGCTCAGTGATCTCGTGGAGTGACGATGGCGAATCAACGTGAGGAGCGAATCCGAGCATTGCTGCAGCAGGCGCTGCCGCCCGTCGACCTGCGGCTTCGTCGCGACCTGTGGCCGCGCATGGCGAGGCGCCTGGACGAGCCGCCGCGACGTGTGTCGCTCGTCGATTGGGTGCTCGTTGGAGGGTTAGTGGCAACGGCCGCCTTCCTGCCGGAGATTCTGTTGCCATTCCTGTCGTTGCTCTAGGTAGGGCCGCCTCGCCGAGGCGGCCGTAACGGCGCGCTCGGCGAGCGCGCCCTACCATCTCGGAGCTCGGTATGAAGACGCACCCGTACATCCGAGCGTACATGGCAGGGATCACCCTGCCGACGCTGTTTCTGCTGGTCATCCTGACGGCCTTCGTCATCGCTCGCTACGTCTACGACGTCGACGTGCCAGTCGAGCGTGTGGTCGTCTTTCCGATGGCGGCCGTGCCAAACTCCTGGGGCGCGTGGAACATCCTCTACGTGTGGCTGCGAAAGCGCGTGAGCTGGCCGATTGGTCTCCACGGCGCGCTTCTACCACTCCTGCTCGTGCCGGCTGGATATCTCGTGGCGAGGGCCGTAGGCGTTCCCTTTCCGTTGACCGCCGCACAGTTGTTCCCGGTGGTCTTGCCGCTCGGCTTGGTGGCGTACTACCTCCTCTGGAAGTACCTCGTAGGCTCCTTGAACGATCTCCTTGGCATTGGGTGACAAGGTGGAGGGTGTCATGCAGACGATCGCCGTTGCGATCCGTGCCGTCACTTACATGGCTGGCTTCGTTCTCGCCTTCACGTGGCTCGCGCTCAGCGCGCCAGACCTCGACGCGCCTTCCGACACAATGCTTCCAGCGAGCGTAATGCCGGTCGGCGCGGCGCTGATGTTGACTGGTGGCCTCCTCGCTCTAGCGTGCGCAGCTTGCTTTGTCGTGCGCGGCGGCGGAACGCCCGCGCCGTTCGACCCGCCACGAGCGCTGGTCATTGTCGGACCGTATCGCTACGTTCGGAACCCGATGTACGTCGGTGGCCTGCTGACCTGGCTCGGCTTGGGGCTTCTCTGGCGCTCCTGGTCCGTGCTTGCGGTGACGGCAGTGCTCGCCATAATCGTTCACCTCTTCGTCGTCCTCTAGGAAGAGCCGACACTACGCCGGCTGTTTGGCGACGACGACGAAGCGTACTGTCGCTCTGTGCACCGCTGGCTCCCGATGGCCGGTGCCTGGTTAGCGTGCTCCCTCGCCTGACGGTTCCCGCGTTTCGAGGTCGATCTCGTTCAGCGGCACATCCCAGTGCGCCTCTAGGAGCTCGAAGCGCTCGCGCTCTTCCTGACGCCAGACGGCGAAATCCTTGTAGAGCTGTCGTGCAATCGCAATTTCATCGACTGGCTGCACGAGCGCCGCGGTGTTCTTGAACGTCAGGGCCACGGCAAACGTCCAATCGGCCCGGCCGTCGCCATGATACGTCGGCACGTAGGTGTTGATGGACACGAGCCGCGACCCGAGCTGTTCCTGGAGAACGGGGTAGTGGTTCTTCTGGAAGAGATCGAGGAACCGCTCCTGGGCCCCCCACTTGACCCGGTAGAAGTACCAGACCGTGCGCGGGGCGTCCGCCTCGTCAGTCTGTGGCGGCGGTGCCTGCGCCGTGAGCATGCTCGGCGGCAGCAGCAACGCTGCCACCAGGGCGAACATCGAAGCGCGTCTGAATCCCATGGCCCCTCCTCGGGTTGAACGTGACTTGCGCGTTGCTTTGGTGCCAAGAATACAGGAGGAGATGAAGAGATGACACACATCCTGGTCTTGCATTAAGCTCCGAGAACTCACAACTCAATCGACACCGGTTCCCGGTGGGAGCAAGGAGGTTCGGGTGTTGCAGCAGGGTGGCGAGGCGGCGGGCAAGACGTTCGACGTGGTCGTGGTCGGCGCGGGCGCCTCCGGGGGGTGGGCGGCGAAGCGCCTCTCCGAGGCAGGGTTGGAGGTCGCCTTGCTCGATGCCGGCCGGCCGCACACGGCCGAAGACAACCGGGAGCATATCCCGCCCTTCCAGGTGAAGTATCGCGATCGCGTCGCGGAGCTGATTCGCCGCACGCGGCCGCGCCAAAAAGACTGCTACGCCTGCCAGGAGTACAACTACGACTGGTTCGCCAACGACCTCGAAGAGCCGTACACCACGCCGGACGGCAAGCCTTTCAGTTGGCAAGGGCGCATGCGGATCGTCGGTGGGCGCACGAACGTGTGGGGACGCCAAAGTTATCGGTTCGGCGATCTCGACTTCAAGGCGGCTTCAGCCGATGGCTTTGGGATGGATTGGCCGCTCAGCCACGCGGATTTGGCATCGTACTACGAGATCGTCGAGCAGTACGTCGGCATCACGGGTATTGCCGAGGGCGTGCCGGAGCTGCCGGATAGTCACTTCTTGCCACCCATGGGCATGACATGCGCAGAGACAGCCCTGCGCACGAACGTCAAGGCAAAGTTCGGCC
Coding sequences within it:
- a CDS encoding sigma-70 family RNA polymerase sigma factor, with protein sequence MDLLQRFAAGDLDAFETLFRQHQGEVYGWIVRLVRNPSVAEELTIDAFWRIYRAHARFDATRSFGAWARRIATNLALEHLKRHRVEVELDPSRVPEPQTQPDAVDVLEQREIRQRIGGALDRLSPKLRAAATLALVEEQPYDQIADALGVSVGTVKSRVFRAVRHMRRWLSDLVE